The DNA window CAACTCATGATCAACGCACCCGAGTACGGCTGAAAATCGTCCGGACATGCCTTCGAGTTGCGCGAGGGACAGTAGTAGGCTCACGCCGTTTATTGACGGAACACCAACCCCCGTCTCGCGGGGGCCGAGCAGGGGGAGGCCATGCGCTTTCGCGGGAAGTCCATCCGCCGGAAGATCGTGGCGTTGCTGCTGGTGCCGCTCGTGTCCCTCACCTCACTCTGGGGATTCGCCACCGTCATCACCGGCCGCGAGGCCGGCCAACTGCTGGACGTGGCCCACATCGTCGAGCAGGTGGGTTATCCCCTCGACGAAACGGTCGAGGTCATCCAGCGGGAGCGTCGGCAGACACTCATCTACCTGGCGGACCCCCGCGCCTCCGACGCGCTCGCCACCCTCCGCCGCGCCCGCGCGGCCACCGACGAATCCGTCGCCAGAATCAAGGCACGCGCACAGGACCCCGGCGTACGCGAAGACCTGCGCCCCCGGGCGGCGAAACGGTTGGCCTCGCTCCTCGAAGCCTTCGACGGCATCGAAACACTTCGCGGCGCGGTCGAGAACAGCACCGTCACCCGGCGTCAGGCACTCGACCGCTACAACCGGCTCATCGACCCCTGCTACTCCTTCCTCACCACCCTCCACGCCCTCGAGGACGTGGAGATGGACAAGCAGGGGCGGGCCCTGGTCGGCCTCACCCGGGCACGGGAGATGCTCTCCCGCGAAGACGCGCTCATCGCGTCCGGTCTCGTCGCCGGCCAGTTCGACGCACCCGAGATCCGCGAGATCTCGGGCCTCGTCGCGAACCGCAAGCTCCTGTACGACATCAATCTCGAATTCCTCCCCACCACCGAGCGCGAGGCGTTCGCGGACTACTGGGACAGCCCGGCCACCGAACCGCTGCGCACCGCCGAGGAACGCCTCGTCACCGCGGGCGCCACCCAGAGCCCGCGCGCCGTCACCGCCAAGAGCTGGAACGAAGGCGCGACCGGCGTACTCGACCACCTCGCCCGCGAGGGCAAGGAGGCGGGCGACCGCTACCAGGACAAGGTCGAGCCCATCGCCTTCGGCGTCCTCGTCAAGGCGGCCGCCGCCGGCGTACTCGGTTTCCTCGCGCTGATCGTCTCCCTCTTCCTGTCGGTACGCATCGGCCGCAGCCTCATCCGTGACCTGTCCCGGCTGCGCAAGGAGGCCCACGAGGTGTCCGGCGTCCGGCTGCCCAGCGTCATGCGCAGGCTGGCAGCGGGCGAGGAGGTCGACGTGGAGACAGAGGCGCCCCGTCTGGAATACGACAAGAACGAGATCGGCCAGGTCGGCAAGGCCCTGAACACCCTTCAGCGCGCCGCCGTCGAATCGGCCGTCAAGCAGGCCGACATGCGGCGCGGCGTCTCCGAGGTGTTCGTCAACCTCGCCCGCCGCAACCAGGTCCTGCTCCACCGCCAGCTCACGCTCCTCGACACCATGGAACGCCGTACCGAGGACACCGACGAGCTCGCCGACCTCTTCCGCCTCGACCACCTGACCACGCGTATGCGGCGCCACGCGGAGGGCCTGGTCATCCTCTCGGGCGCGGCCCCGTCCCGGCAGTGGCGCAAGCCCGTGCAGCTCATGGACGTCGTACGCGCGGCCGTCGCCGAGGTGGAGGACTACGAGCGCATCGAAGTACGCCGCCTGCCGCGCATCGGCGTCGGGGGGCCCGCGGTCGCCGACGTCACCCACCTGATCGCCGAACTCCTGGAGAACGCCACCGTGTTCTCACCCCCGCACACAGCGGTCCAGGTGCACGGCGAGCGCGTCGCCAACGGCTTCACCCTCGAGATCCACGACCGCGGCCTCGGTATGACGCCCGAGGCCCTCCTCGACGCCAATCTGCGGCTCGCCGAGACCCCCGAGTTCGAGCTGTCGGACACCGACCGGCTCGGGCTGTTCGTGGTCAGCCGGCTCGCCCAGCGCCAGAACGTCCGGGTCTCGCTCCAGCAGTCGCCGTACGGCGGAACCACCGCGGTCGTCTTCATCCCGGCCGCCCTGCTCACGGACGCTCCCGAGACGAACGGAACCGGCTTCCGGCTCGACCGCAAGCACGCCGCCGGGGAACGGGACACCGGAGAGCCGGGGCCGGGCGGCCGTCGCAAGCCACTGACGACGCTCTCGCGTCTGCCCGCCGAGCTGGCCGCCCAGGCGGTTCTGGACGGCCCCGTCGAACTCGAACCGCCCCTGGGAGCCCTGGGCCTTGAGGAAGCGTCGCGCGGCGGCTTGGCCGAGGTGTCCGACGTGGCCGACATCGAGGACACGGAGAGCGAGCGGGGCGGACTGTTCCAGGCCCGCGACCGTTCCCGTGAACGATCCCGCGACCGTTCCCCGGAACGTCCCCGTGACCGTTCCCCAGAACGGTCCCGCGACCGCTCATGGGACCGTTCCCGCGAGCGTTCCCGTGAAGCCGCCGGTGAGCAACACCAGCAGGCGTCCGACTACGTTCCCGAGAACGGCGAGAGCGTACGTCCCGAGGGGCCCATCCCCTTGCCCCGCCGCAACGCCCCGACACTGGTGGCCGACAACGGCCGCCGCGTCGGCGGCCGCGGACGCACCCCCGCCGCACCCACGGATCCGGCACGCACCACACCCCACTCACCACCCGCACGGGAATCCGCTCCCACGGACGAGGCCCACGGCCTCCCGCTGGGCGGACTGCCGCGCCGTGTCCGCCAGGCCAGTCTCGCCCCGCAGCTGCGCGAGGCCACCACGGGCCGCACCGAACCCGCGAACGACGCACCGGCCACTGCGCAGGAGGCCCAGCGCGAGGCGGAGGAAGTGCGCAGCCGTATGGCTTCACTCCAACGCGGATGGCAGCGCGGCCGTCGGCAGAACGCCGAGGACGAGCCGGGCCCCGGCGGGACAGCACCAGGAACCAGACCAGAGAGGGACGGTCGATGACCGCACCGAACGCCACAGCCGCACACGACACCACGGGGAGCACAGGGACCACAGGCCGCGGCTCGGGAGAGCTCAACTGGCTCCTCGACGAGCTGGTCGACCGCGTCGGCAGTATCCGCAAGGCCCTGGTGCTCTCCAGCGACGGGCTTCCCACCGGCACCTCCAGGGACCTGACGCGCGAAGACGGCGAACACCTCGCCGCCGTCGCCTCCGGCTTCCACAGCCTCGCCAAGGGCGTCGGCCGGCACTTCGACGCCGGCCGGGTCCGGCAGACCGTCGTGGAACTGGACGACGCGTTCCTGTTCGTCACCGCCGCCGGCGACGGCAGCTGCCTCGCGGTGCTGTCCGACTCCGACTCCGATGTCGGACAGGTGGCGTACGAGATGACGCTGATGGTCAAGCGGGTCGGTGTCCACCTGACGACCGCGCCACGCTCCGGTCTGCCCGCCGGAGGGTGAGTGGGCTGAGATGAGCGCAGCAGGCCACCAGGGATCGGCGCACTGGTTCGACGACGAAGCGGGCCCCGTCGTACGCCCGTACGCGATGACGAGGGGCCGCACGAGCAGTGCGAGCCGGCACCGGCTCGACCTGATCGCCCTGGTCGTCCCCGAACCGGCCGCCGACGACCCCGGGCGGGACCAGACGCTCGCTCCCGAGCACGTCGAGATCGTCGAACTGTGCAGTGAGGCGCCGCAGTCGATCGCCGAGCTCGCGGCGGGTCTCGACCTCCCGGTAGGGGTGGTCAGAGTGCTCGTCGGCGACCTCGTCGAAGACGAGCTGGTGCACGTGACACGACCCGTCCCTCCGGCCGAGCTGCCGGACGAGAGCATCCTTCGCGAGGTAATCAATGGTCTTCGGGCGCTCTAGCCGCAAGAAGCGACTGGTGGAACCAGTAGCACTCAAAATCCTCGTCGCGGGAGGCTTCGGGGTGGGCAAGACCACCCTGGTGGGCGCCGTCAGCGAGATCAGACCGCTGCGCACCGAGGAGGCTCTCACCGAGGCGGGCCGCCCCGTCGACGACATCGAAGGCGTCGAGAACAAGAGCACCACCACGGTGGCGATGGACTTCGGACGCATCACGCTCCGCGAGGACTTGGTGCTGTACCTCTTCGGTACGCCCGGCCAGGACCGGTTCTGGTTCCTCTGGGACGAACTGGCACAGGGGGCCCTCGGCGCGGTGGTGCTCGCCGACACCCGCCGCCTGGAGGACTGCTTCGCCGGCATCGACTACTTCGAGCGCAGGGGCATACCCTTCGCCGTCGCCGTCAACTGTTTCGAGGGCGCCGAACGCTATCCGGCGGAGACGGTGCGCGCCGCGCTCGACCTCGACGAGGGCGTGCCCCTGCTGCTCTGCGACGCGCGGGACCGCGAGACCGTCAAGGGAGTGCTGATCGCGGTGGTCGAGCACGCACTGGCCCGCTCGGCGGACCGGCGCCAGACAGCGGCCACCTGAGCGGGCGGCCCGTACCCCCGCCGACAGGGGTACGGGCCACGGCCGGGAAGCCAGGAGCCGGTGCGCTCAGCCCTGGCCGTCTTCCTCCTCCCAGCCGAAGCTGCGCTCCACGGCCTTGCGCCAGTTGTGGTACTCCCGGTCGCGCTCCTGCGCCTCCATCCGAGGCGTCCACTCGACGTCCCGCTGCCAGTGCGACTTCAGCTCGTCCAGGCCCGACCACACCCCGGTCGCCAGGCCGGCGGCGTACGCCGCGCCCAGGCACGTGGTCTCGGAGACCTTCGGCCGTATGACAGGAACGTCCAGGACGTCGGCCTGGTGCTGCATCAGCAGGTTGTTCTTCGTCATGCCGCCGTCCACCTTCAGCGTGGTGATGGCCACCCCCGAGTCCTGGTACATCGCGTCGACGACCTCCCGGGTCTGCCAGCTGGTGGCCTCGAGGACGGCCCGCGCCAGATGGGCCTTCGTGACGTACCGAGTGAGACCGGTGACGACACCCCGCGCGTCGGAACGCCAGTAGGGCGCGTACAGACCCGAGAACGCCGGCACGATGTACGCCCCGCCGTTGTCGTCGACGCTTCCCGCGAGCGTCTCGATCTCGTCGGCGGAGCGGATGATCCCGAGCTGGTCCCTGAACCACTGGACCAGCGCACCAGTGATCGCGATCGCCCCCTCCAGGCAGTAGACCGGGGCCTCCCCGCCGATCTTGTAGCCCATGGTGGTGAGCAGCCCGTTCTTCGAAGGAACCGGACGGCCGCCCGTGTTGAGGAGCAGGAAGCTGCCCGTCCCGTACGTGTTCTTCGCCGTACCCACGTCGTAACACGCCTGCCCGAACACGGCCGCCTGCTGATCACCGAGCGCCGAGGCCACCGGCACACCCGAGAGCTGCCCCACAGCCGTCCCGTACACCTCCGCCGACGACCTGATCTCCGGCAGTACGGCCTCGGGAACGTTCATGGCGGAGAGGATCGCCGGATCCCACTGGAGCGTGCGCAGGTCCATCAGCATGGTGCGCCCGGCGTTGGTCACATCCGTGACGTGTACGCCGCCGTCCGTACCGCCGGTGAGATTCCAGATCAGCCACGAGTCGATGGTGCCGAAAGCGATCTCGCCCCGCTCCGCGCGGGTGCGCAGCCCGGGAACGTTGTCGAGCAGCCAGGCCGCCTTGGGTCCGGAGAA is part of the Streptomyces agglomeratus genome and encodes:
- a CDS encoding GTP-binding protein encodes the protein MVFGRSSRKKRLVEPVALKILVAGGFGVGKTTLVGAVSEIRPLRTEEALTEAGRPVDDIEGVENKSTTTVAMDFGRITLREDLVLYLFGTPGQDRFWFLWDELAQGALGAVVLADTRRLEDCFAGIDYFERRGIPFAVAVNCFEGAERYPAETVRAALDLDEGVPLLLCDARDRETVKGVLIAVVEHALARSADRRQTAAT
- a CDS encoding roadblock/LC7 domain-containing protein — encoded protein: MTAPNATAAHDTTGSTGTTGRGSGELNWLLDELVDRVGSIRKALVLSSDGLPTGTSRDLTREDGEHLAAVASGFHSLAKGVGRHFDAGRVRQTVVELDDAFLFVTAAGDGSCLAVLSDSDSDVGQVAYEMTLMVKRVGVHLTTAPRSGLPAGG
- a CDS encoding DUF742 domain-containing protein encodes the protein MSAAGHQGSAHWFDDEAGPVVRPYAMTRGRTSSASRHRLDLIALVVPEPAADDPGRDQTLAPEHVEIVELCSEAPQSIAELAAGLDLPVGVVRVLVGDLVEDELVHVTRPVPPAELPDESILREVINGLRAL
- the glpK gene encoding glycerol kinase GlpK, whose translation is MTERVGQTEKYVAAIDQGTTSSRCIIFDHSGAIVAMDQREHRQIFPKPGWVEHDATEIWSKVQAVVAGALAKAGLRAGQLSALGITNQRETTVLWDRATGKPVHNAIVWQDTRTAALCNELGGTDGPDRFREATGLPLASYFSGPKAAWLLDNVPGLRTRAERGEIAFGTIDSWLIWNLTGGTDGGVHVTDVTNAGRTMLMDLRTLQWDPAILSAMNVPEAVLPEIRSSAEVYGTAVGQLSGVPVASALGDQQAAVFGQACYDVGTAKNTYGTGSFLLLNTGGRPVPSKNGLLTTMGYKIGGEAPVYCLEGAIAITGALVQWFRDQLGIIRSADEIETLAGSVDDNGGAYIVPAFSGLYAPYWRSDARGVVTGLTRYVTKAHLARAVLEATSWQTREVVDAMYQDSGVAITTLKVDGGMTKNNLLMQHQADVLDVPVIRPKVSETTCLGAAYAAGLATGVWSGLDELKSHWQRDVEWTPRMEAQERDREYHNWRKAVERSFGWEEEDGQG
- a CDS encoding nitrate- and nitrite sensing domain-containing protein is translated as MRFRGKSIRRKIVALLLVPLVSLTSLWGFATVITGREAGQLLDVAHIVEQVGYPLDETVEVIQRERRQTLIYLADPRASDALATLRRARAATDESVARIKARAQDPGVREDLRPRAAKRLASLLEAFDGIETLRGAVENSTVTRRQALDRYNRLIDPCYSFLTTLHALEDVEMDKQGRALVGLTRAREMLSREDALIASGLVAGQFDAPEIREISGLVANRKLLYDINLEFLPTTEREAFADYWDSPATEPLRTAEERLVTAGATQSPRAVTAKSWNEGATGVLDHLAREGKEAGDRYQDKVEPIAFGVLVKAAAAGVLGFLALIVSLFLSVRIGRSLIRDLSRLRKEAHEVSGVRLPSVMRRLAAGEEVDVETEAPRLEYDKNEIGQVGKALNTLQRAAVESAVKQADMRRGVSEVFVNLARRNQVLLHRQLTLLDTMERRTEDTDELADLFRLDHLTTRMRRHAEGLVILSGAAPSRQWRKPVQLMDVVRAAVAEVEDYERIEVRRLPRIGVGGPAVADVTHLIAELLENATVFSPPHTAVQVHGERVANGFTLEIHDRGLGMTPEALLDANLRLAETPEFELSDTDRLGLFVVSRLAQRQNVRVSLQQSPYGGTTAVVFIPAALLTDAPETNGTGFRLDRKHAAGERDTGEPGPGGRRKPLTTLSRLPAELAAQAVLDGPVELEPPLGALGLEEASRGGLAEVSDVADIEDTESERGGLFQARDRSRERSRDRSPERPRDRSPERSRDRSWDRSRERSREAAGEQHQQASDYVPENGESVRPEGPIPLPRRNAPTLVADNGRRVGGRGRTPAAPTDPARTTPHSPPARESAPTDEAHGLPLGGLPRRVRQASLAPQLREATTGRTEPANDAPATAQEAQREAEEVRSRMASLQRGWQRGRRQNAEDEPGPGGTAPGTRPERDGR